A single genomic interval of Helianthus annuus cultivar XRQ/B chromosome 13, HanXRQr2.0-SUNRISE, whole genome shotgun sequence harbors:
- the LOC110899825 gene encoding pentatricopeptide repeat-containing protein At2g41080 — protein sequence MNRYRFFSTIIYPSPKPPPDKFLNLCSHGLITEAFKTFNTYIYNDPSLYSYLLKSCIQTHSLSLIHQLHSLIITSGCSSTRFVTNHLLNAYVKFGQSKIAVKLFDVMPKRNIMSCNILIGGFVQSGELDNARKVFDEMPERNIATWNAMVAGLTDFERNEEALRLLYEMRVSGFYPDEFTLGSALRGCAGLRSLNAGRQIHAYAVKYGLEVNVVVGSSLAHMYIKSGHLAEGENVIKSMPVHSVAVYNTLITGRAQSGCNEEALNQYHIMKLSGFKPDKITFVTVLSSCSQLATLGQGQQIHAEAIKSGATSSVSVLSSLISMYSRCGCFKDSLKSFSETKTHDVVLWSSMIAAYGFHGMGKEAVELFNQMENEGLEPNDVTFLSLLYACSHCGLKDQGIKIFDLMTEKYKIPPQLEHYTCVVDLLARSGRLQEAENVIRTMPVNVKADSIIWKTLLSACRIYKNADMAKRIAEEVIRVDPHDSASYVLLSNIQASAKKWHDVSDFRKAMRDMRVKKEPGVSWFEMKNQVHQFCMSDKSHPDSEKIKLYLKELTGEMKLLGYKPDYGSILHDMDLEEKEDDLGQHSEKLAIAFALMNTPDCVPIRIMKNLRVCNDCHVAIKYISAIKKREIIVRDASRFHHFKDGQCSCGDYW from the exons ATGAACCGGTACCGGTTTTTTTCCACAATCATATACCCTTCCCCAAAACCGCCACCAGATAAATTCCTAAACCTCTGTTCTCACGGCCTCATCACCGAAGCATTCAAAACCTtcaatacatacatatataacgACCCATCTCTATACTCTTACCTCCTCAAATCATGCATACAAACCCACTCACTCTCACTCATTCACCAGCTCCATTCTCTAATAATCACATCCGGGTGTTCATCCACCCGCTTTGTCACCAACCACCTCCTCAATGCGTACGTCAAGTTTGGCCAATCAAAGATTGCAGTCAAGCTGTTCGACGTAATGCCCAAGAGAAATATCATGTCTTGCAACATTTTGATTGGTGGGTTTGTGCAAAGTGGGGAGTTGGATAACGCACgtaaggtgtttgatgaaatgcctgagAGAAATATCGCGACGTGGAATGCGATGGTTGCGGGTTTAACGGATTTTGAACGTAACGAAGAGGCTTTGAGGCTTTTGTATGAAATGCGTGTTTCGGGTTTTTACCCGGATGAGTTTACTCTTGGCAG TGCTCTTCGAGGTTGTGCGGGTTTAAGAAGTTTGAATGCGGGCCGGCAGATTCACGCGTATGCGGTTAAATATGGGTTGGAAGTTAACGTGGTTGTCGGGAGTTCACTCGCCCACATGTATATCAAATCCGGACATCTAGCAGAAGGCGAAAACGTGATCAAATCGATGCCGGTTCATAGTGTAGCcgtttacaacacattgatcacCGGTAGAGCTCAAAGCGGATGTAACGAAGAAGCGTTAAACCAATACCACATAATGAAACTATCGGGATTCAAACCGGATAAAATCACGTTTGTAACCGTTCTCAGTTCGTGTTCACAGCTAGCAACACTCGGTCAAGGTCAACAGATTCACGCCGAAGCGATAAAATCGGGTGCGACTTCGTCGGTTTCCGTCCTTAGCTCGTTAATCAGCATGTATTCGAGATGTGGGTGCTTTAAAGATTCGTTAAAATCATTTTCCGAAACTAAAACCCATGACGTTGTTCTATGGAGTTCGATGATCGCAGCGTACGGGTTTCACGGGATGGGAAAAGAAGCGGTCGAGTTATTTAACCAAATGGAAAACGAAGGGTTAGAACCGAACGATGTTACGTTCTTGAGTTTACTTTACGCTTGCAGTCACTGCGGGTTAAAAGATCAAGGGATCAAGATATTTGATTTAATGACGGAAAAATATAAAATACCCCCGCAACTAGAACATTACACATGCGTCGTCGATCTACTTGCGCGTTCGGGTCGTTTACAGGAAGCGGAAAACGTAATTAGAACCATGCCCGTTAACGTGAAGGCGGATTCTATTATATGGAAAACGTTATTATCCGCTTGTAGAATATACAAAAACGCTGACATGGCGAAAAGAATCGCGGAAGAAGTCATACGGGTGGACCCACATGATTCAGCATCATACGTTTTACTATCGAACATACAAGCGTCCGCTAAAAAATGGCACGATGTGTCGGATTTCCGAAAGGCGATGAGAGATATGAGAGTGAAAAAGGAACCGGGTGTAAGCTGGTTCGAGATGAAGAATCAAGTTCATCAGTTTTGTATGAGCGATAAATCGCATCCGGATTCAGAAAAGATTAAACTTTATTTAAAAGAATTGACGGGCGAGATGAAGTTGTTGGGTTATAAGCCCGATTATGGATCCATTTTGCATGATATGGATCTTGAGGAAAAGGAAGATGATTTGGGTCAACATAGTGAGAAGTTGGCGATCGCTTTTGCGTTGATGAACACTCCGGATTGTGTTCCGATTAGGATTATGAAGAATTTACGAGTGTGTAATGATTGTCATGTGGCGATTAAGTATATATCGGCGATAAAGAAGCGGGAGATTATCGTTCGCGATGCTAGTAGATTTCATCATTTTAAAGATGGTCAATGTTCATGTGGAGATTACTGGTAA